From Medicago truncatula cultivar Jemalong A17 chromosome 7, MtrunA17r5.0-ANR, whole genome shotgun sequence, a single genomic window includes:
- the LOC11418384 gene encoding auxin efflux carrier component 8 produces the protein MTLNVSTSIHNMISLANVYHVITTTVPLYVTMILAYVSVKWFKIFTQEQCSGINKFVAKFSIPLLSFQVISSNNIYKMSLKLMFSDFIQKLLAFVLLTAIIKISGKGGLKWIITGFSLSTLPNTLILGIPLLKAMYKDEAIVLLAQIVFLQSMIWYNLLLFLYEFDAAKNMLSAPPSQDTGESESASEIQSKREEDEEPVGTKRKMKIFPILVTVGKKLIRNPNTFASLIGIIWSSIQFRWGIHMPQVINHSIELLSNGGLGMAMFSLGLFMASQSSIIACGPRNTVVAIGLKVLVGPALMALASIVIGLRNTLFKVAIVQAALPQGIVPFVFAKEYNVHPSILSTAILLGMLIALPVELAFYFLLAL, from the exons ATGACCCTAAATGTTTCAACATCTATCCACAACATGATTTCCTTAGCCAATGTTTATCATGTAATAACAACAACTGTCCCATTATATGTAACAATGATACTAGCCTATGTCTCAGTGAAATGGTTTAAGATCTTCACACAAGAACAATGTTCAGGAATAAACAAATTTGTTGCAAAATTCTCAATCCCTCTTTTATCATTTCAAGTCATTTCTTCCAACAATATCTACAAAATGAGCCTAAAACTAATGTTTTCTGATTTCATTCAGAAACTTCTTGCATTTGTTCTCTTAACAGCAATTATTAAGATTAGTGGTAAAGGTGGTTTGAAATGGATTATAACTGGTTTTTCATTATCAACACTTCCTAATACTTTGATTCTTGGAATTCCATTGTTAAAAGCAATGTATAAGGATGAAGCTATTGTCTTGTTAGCTCAGATTGTTTTCTTGCAAAGTATGATTTGGTACAATttgcttttatttctttatgagTTTGATGCTGCCAAGAACATGCTATCTGCACCTCCATCACAAGACACAG GAGAATCGGAATCGGCGAGTGAAATACAAtcaaaaagagaagaagatgaagaacctgttggaacaaaaagaaaaatgaagatctTTCCCATTCTTGTCACAGTGGGGAAGAAGCTAATCAGAAATCCAAATACTTTTGCCTCTTTAATAGGCATCATTTGGTCAAGCATACAGTTCAG GTGGGGGATACATATGCCTCAAGTGATTAATCATTCAATAGAACTGTTGTCCAATGGAGGTCTTGGTATGGCAATGTTCAGCTTAG GTCTGTTTATGGCATCACAGTCAAGCATCATAGCATGTGGGCCAAGGAATACAGTGGTTGCAATTGGACTGAAAGTGTTGGTAGGACCTGCTCTAATGGCTTTGGCATCCATTGTCATTGGTTTAAGAAACACATTGTTTAAAGTTGCAATAGTTCAG GCAGCTCTACCACAAGGAAttgttccttttgtttttgctaAAGAATATAATGTCCATCCATCCATCTTAAGCACTGC GATCTTGTTAGGAATGCTCATTGCCTTGCCGGTGGAATTGGCTTTCTACTTCCTCTTAGCACTTTGA
- the LOC11422955 gene encoding receptor-like protein 6, with protein MVMRNLLSVRTLISHAFLQFKEGFNINKKASEYPLSYPKAASWNSSTDCCSWDGVDIDGIKCHQHTNQVIHIDLSSSQLYGTLVANSSLFHLVHLQVLDLSDNDFNYSKIPSKIGELPRLKFLNLSLRVLFSREIPPQVSQLFMLLSLDLGGFRAVVHPKGSTSNLLQLKLSSLKSIIQNSTKHETLLLSFVTISSTLPDTLTNLTSLKKLSLYNSELYGEFPVGVFRLPNLELLDLGYNQNLNGSFPNFQSSSLTQLLLDDTGFYGALPVSIGKLSSLIVLKIRDCHFFGYIPSSLGNLTQLKAIFLRNNKFKGYPSASLANLTKLRTLEVALNEFTIETFSWVGRLSSLTGLDISSVNIGSGIPLSFANLTLEVFIARNSSIMGEIPSWIMNQTNLGILNLAYNFLHGKLELDTFLKFKNLIILNLSFNKLSLHSGNSSSRMIDYAIQSLVLASCNLVEIPTFIRDMADLDFLRGPIPQNNQFSTFKDDSFEGNQDLCGDQLLKKCIDHAGPSTSDDDDDDSGSSFFELYWTVVLIGYGGGLDAGVALGNTYFLQFSSVLVIAYCKSFLSV; from the exons ATGGTCATGAGGAACTTGCTGTCTGTAAGGACATTGATCAG CCATGCTTTCTTACAATTTAAGGAAGGCTTTAACATCAACAAGAAAGCCTCCGAGTACCCTCTCAGTTATCCTAAAGCAGCATCTTGGAATTCCAGCACAGATTGCTGCTCATGGGATGGTGTTgatattg ATGGCATTAAATGTCATCAGCACACAAATCAAGTGATTCACATTGATCTTAGTAGCAGTCAACTCTACGGTACATTGGTTGCAAATAGCAGTCTATTTCACCTTGTGCACCTTCAAGTTCTTGATCTTTCTGACAATGACTTCAATTACTCCAAAATCCCGTCTAAGATAGGTGAGCTTCCACGACTAAAATTTCTGAACCTTtctcttagagt ctTATTTTCTAGAGAAATTCCACCACAAGTTTCACAGTTGTTCATGTTGCTCTCTCTTGATCTTGGAGGCTTTAGAGCTGTAGTACATCCTAAAGGTAGTACATCCAATCTGTTGCAATTAAAATTGTCCAGCCTCAAAAGCATAATTCAAAACTCAACAAAACATGAAACTCTTCTACTTAGTTTTGTGACTATTTCATCTACTTTACCAGACACACTCACAAATCTAACTTCGTTGAAAAAACTATCTCTTTACAATTCTGAATTGTATGGTGAATTTCCTGTTGGAGTATTTCGTCTTCCAAACTTGGAACTTCTGGATTTGGGATATAATCAAAATCTCAATGGTAGTTTTCCTAATTTTCAATCTAGTTCACTCACCCAGTTACTACTTGATGATACGGGTTTCTATGGTGCACTGCCTGTATCCATTGGAAAGCTTAGTTCTTTAATTGTCCTAAAAATTCGAGATTGccatttttttggatatattcCTTCTTCACTTGGAAACCTCACACAACTCAAGGCGATATTCCTTAGAAATAACAAATTTAAGGGCTACCCTTCTGCATCCTTGGCAAATCTTACCAAGCTACGCACCTTGGAGGTTGCTTTGAATGAATTTACTATTGAAACCTTTTCATGGGTAGGTAGGCTTTCATCATTAACTGGATTGGATATATCATCAGTCAATATTGGCAGTGGAATCCCATTATCTTTTGCAAATCTCACGCTAGAAGTATTTATTGCAAGAAATAGCAGTATAATGGGTGAAATTCCATCTTGGATAATGAACCAAACAAATTTAGGTATCTTGAACCTAGCCTATAATTTTTTGCATGGAAAGCTAGAGCTTGACACTTTTTTGAAGTTCAAAAATCTAATAATTCTAAATTTATCATTCAACAAACTGTCATTGCATAGTGGAAATAGTTCATCTCGTATGATTGATTATGCAATTCAATCCTTAGTACTGGCTTCATGCAATTTAGTTGAGATTCCAACATTTATAAGAGATATGGCTGATCTGGACTTTCTTCG AGGTCCTATACCACAAAATAATCAGTTTTCTACATTCAAAGATGACTCGTTTGAGGGTAATCAAGATCTGTGTGGTGATCAGTTGTTAAAGAAGTGTATAGATCATGCAGGGCCTTCTACTTCTGATGATGACGACGACGACTCAGGATCATCGTTCTTTGAATTATATTGGACAGTAGTTCTGATTGGATATGGCGGTGGACTTGATGCTGGAGTGGCATTGGGAAACACTTACTTTCTCCAG TTTTCTTCTGTTCTTGTAATTGCATATTGTAAGAGTTTCCTTTCTGTGTAA
- the LOC11406962 gene encoding pectate lyase, with translation MAAIAMKISFILLVLAITIPCLEGRIGEFDDYLKAQAEMARQIAFKSYVPNPENITTEINIHVHLAMEAAMKAEANDTRRELMSQKSRGGKGRRRARCMATNPIDSCWRCRNDWAKNRQLLATCAKGFGRRTTGGLGGRIYVVTDPSDNDLVNPRPGTLRFGAVQKGPLWIIFQRNMVITLTQELMVSSDKTIDGRGANVQIREGAGITMQFVNNVIIHGLRIKNIKAKNGGLIRDSFDHLGVRTRSDGDAISVFGSSNIWIDHISLSNCEDGLVDVIQGSTAVTISNCHMTKHNDVMLFGASDTYQDDKIMQVTVAFNHFGQGLIQRMPRCRWGFFHVLNNDYTHWIMYAIGGSSAPTILSQGNRFIAPHNNAAKTITHRDYAPEAVWSKWQWRSEGDHFMNGANFIQSGPPIKSLPFKKGFLMKPRHGSQANRLTRFSGALNCVVGRPC, from the exons ATGGCTGCAATTGCAATGAAGATTAGCtttattttgttggttttggCCATAACTATTCCATGCCTTGAGGGTCGTATTGGTGAGTTTGATGATTACCTCAAAGCACAAGCTGAGATGGCTCGTCAAATTGCTTTCAAGTCCTATGTACCCAATCCTGAAAACATCACAACCGAGATCAATATTCACGTTCATTT GGCAATGGAAGCGGCAATGAAAGCAGAAGCAAATGACACAAGGAGGGAACTAATGAGCCAAAAATCACGTGGTGGTAAAGGACGTCGTAGAGCAAGATGTATGGCCACCAATCCAATTGACAGTTGTTGGAGGTGTAGAAATGATTGGGCCAAAAACCGTCAACTGTTAGCCACATGTGCAAAAGGATTCGGTAGAAGGACTACAGGAGGACTTGGTGGAAGGATCTATGTTGTCACAGATCCTTCCGACAACGATTTGGTGAACCCAAGACCTGGAACTCTCCGATTTGGTGCCGTTCAAAAGGGACCACTTTGGATTATTTTCCAACGTAACATGGTCATTACATTGACTCAAGAGTTAATGGTTTCATCCGACAAGACCATCGACGGTCGTGGAGCCAATGTGCAAATTAGGGAAGGTGCTGGAATTACCATGCAATTCGTCAACAATGTCATCATTCACGGTCTTCGCATCAAGAACATTAAAGCTAAGAATGGTGGTTTGATTAGAGACTCTTTCGATCATCTCGGAGTAAGAACAAGGAGTGATGGTGATGCTATCTCTGTCTTTGGTTCATCAAACATCTGGATTGATCATATTTCCTTATCTAATTGCGAGGATGGTCTTGTTGATGTCATTCAAGGCTCTACTGCAGTCACCATCTCAAATTGCCACATGACCAAACATAACGAT GTGATGTTGTTTGGAGCTAGTGATACATATCAAGATGACAAGATTATGCAAGTCACAGTTGCATTCAACCATTTCGGACAAGGATTGATTCAAAGAATGCCAAGATGCAGATGGGGATTTTTCCATGTTTTGAACAATGATTACACACATTGGATCATGTATGCCATTGGTGGAAGCTCAGCCCCAACAATTCTTAGTCAAGGAAACCGTTTCATTGCTCCTCATAACAATGCTGCAAAAACAATTACACATAGAGATTATGCACCAGAAGCTGTTTGGTCAAAATGGCAATGGAGATCAGAAGGTGATCATTTCATGAATGGTGCTAACTTTATTCAATCTGGTCCTCCCATCAAGAGTCTTCCATTCAAGAAAGGGTTCCTAATGAAACCAAGGCATGGATCTCAGGCTAATAGGCTTACCCGCTTTTCTGGGGCACTCAATTGTGTTGTGGGTAGACCATGctag
- the LOC11406963 gene encoding AP2-like ethylene-responsive transcription factor At1g16060, whose product MAMLIENEVMCLGKSQRSMDGKEVKGARRVKRQRRDAIVPKIGDDANKMAQKQVGENSTTNTSKRSSRFRGVSRHRWTGRFEAHLWDKLSWNTTQKKKGKQVYLGAYDEEESAARAYDLAALKYWGTSTFTNFPISDYDKEIEIMNTMTKEEYLATLRRKSSGFSRGVSKYRGVARHHHNGRWEARIGRVFGNKYLYLGTYSTQEEAARAYDIAAIEYRGIHAVTNFELSSYIKWLKPETTTEENHESQILQKESRTLAPPNNSTLLQESKLLALQKSFFIPNDLNSTEKQESSFENKNYHFLSNKSTSPTALSLLLRSSLFRELLEKNSNVSEDEVTKEQQQQQITSDDELGGIFYDGIDNISFDFDPNSCNIELQERDLHSISCLYQYLNFGQ is encoded by the exons ATGGCAATGTTGATAGAAAACGAAGTCATGTGTTTAGGAAAGAGTCAAAGATCCATGGATGGAAAAGAGGTAAAAGGAGCACGTCGTGTTAAGAGACAAAGAAGAGATGCTATTGTACCAAAAATAGGTGATGATGCTAACAAGATGGCACAGAAACAAGTTGGAGAAAATTCTACAACTAACACTTCAAAGAGAAGCTCAAGATTTCGTGGTGTTAGCAG GCATAGATGGACGGGTCGATTTGAAGCTCACTTGTGGGACAAGCTTTCTTGGAACACAACACAAAAGAAGAAAGGGAAGCAAG TTTACCTTG GGGCTTATGATGAAGAAGAATCTGCTGCAAGAGCATATGATTTAGCTGCACTTAAGTATTGGGGAACATCAACTTTCACTAATTTTCCG ATATCAGATTATGATAAAGAGATAGAGATAATGAATACTATGACCAAAGAGGAGTACTTGGCCACATTAAGAAG AAAAAGCAGTGGCTTTTCAAGAGGTGTCTCAAAGTATAGAGGTGTTGCAAG GCACCATCATAATGGTAGATGGGAAGCAAGGATAGGGAGAGTTTTTGGAAACAAATATCTCTATCTTGGAACCTATA GTACACAAGAAGAAGCTGCACGTGCTTATGATATAGCTGCAATTGAGTACAGAGGAATTCATGCTGTGACCAATTTTGAATTGAGTAGCTACATAAAATGGTTAAAGCCAGAAACTACTACAGAAGAAAATCATGAATCACAAATATTACAAAAAGAGTCTCGAACATTAGCACCCCCTAATAACTCTACTCTATTGCAAGAATCAAAGTTATTAGCCCTTCAAAAGAGCTTTTTCATTCCAAATGACCTGAATTCAACTGAAAAGCAAGAATCatcatttgaaaacaaaaactatcaTTTCTTGAGCAACAAGTCAACTTCTCCAACCGCGCTTAGCCTTCTCCTTCGCTCTTCGTTGTTTAGAGAATTACTTGAAAAGAATTCAAATGTATCTGAGGATGAAGTTACAAaagagcaacaacaacaacaaataactAGTGATGATGAACTTGGAGGAATCTTCTATGATGGTATTGACAATATTTCATTTGACTTTGATCCCAACAGCTGCAACATAGAATTGCAAGAAAGAGACTTGCATTCAATATCTTGTTTATATCAATACTTAAATTTTGGACAATAA